The Flavobacterium psychrophilum genome includes a region encoding these proteins:
- a CDS encoding nucleoside-diphosphate sugar epimerase: MKKSAILLGASGGVGSELLKLLLADDRYETVKLFSRSKSDINHAKIEDHVIDLFELEKYKDVFTADEVYCCIGTTKAKTPDKETYKKIDFGIPATAAKLAKENGISTFLVISAIGADADSSIFYNRIKGEMQDAVLDEGIAKTHILQPSLIVAHRKDNRVMEKIAEGFMWLLNPLLVGNAAKYKSIKAETIARALIKLANNGYRAVIVTSDKIRTLGK, translated from the coding sequence ATGAAAAAATCTGCCATATTATTAGGAGCAAGTGGTGGCGTGGGTAGCGAGCTGCTTAAGCTTTTGCTTGCCGATGACCGCTATGAGACGGTAAAGCTTTTTTCGCGAAGCAAAAGCGATATAAACCATGCGAAGATAGAAGATCATGTAATTGACCTGTTTGAACTTGAAAAATACAAAGATGTTTTTACTGCCGATGAAGTATATTGCTGTATTGGTACTACCAAAGCGAAGACTCCGGACAAGGAAACATACAAGAAAATAGATTTTGGAATTCCGGCGACTGCCGCAAAACTGGCCAAAGAAAACGGAATTTCAACTTTTTTGGTAATCTCTGCCATAGGCGCCGATGCTGATAGCAGCATTTTCTATAATCGCATAAAAGGGGAAATGCAGGATGCTGTACTTGATGAGGGAATAGCTAAAACCCATATCCTTCAGCCTTCGCTGATTGTTGCCCATAGAAAAGACAACCGCGTCATGGAGAAAATAGCCGAAGGTTTTATGTGGCTGCTTAATCCGCTGTTGGTTGGAAACGCTGCAAAATACAAAAGCATTAAGGCCGAAACCATTGCCAGGGCTTTAATTAAACTTGCTAATAATGGTTATAGGGCTGTTATTGTAACGTCTGATAAGATTCGGACGTTAGGGAAATAA
- a CDS encoding recombinase, which yields MNFDQRNLWEYKAEETDLLAELVNLIRPKNLKTILSVDLSDLLLLLEGNEHYRNGLSLYIKGILKNKKFSKILTDAGILTDSDFIYEVKKRLFAKLIPEQPEKDTLEYLLNQVFFMKSDPKWLRIIPQEQISELFDLLNFNAIYVTSKPGSPLAELLFAMEVIIHRIAGRALETSVIKMVPEYENLESPFLAFQKEFALISEKLQEERRNFITSEDLGYKQLMILHRQCLDYVRIAFRNSDKYGISLRVNQNLLRIRQQLQRLDTLLPLLLIETAEDGKQHTIELAMDLITYNCNKTNVRKLINESTQLLSYEVTQHTAKTGEHYITKDRKEYFRMFWRAFGGGAVVGVLCIIKVFLSKMDTSAFGHAFFYSLNYSIGFIAIYVLGVTLATKQPAMTASALISALEADRKNKDLPDDEKHRVFAEFFARVFRSQFIAFVGNVMTAFSVPLLLIWLIDITFNYNLALTKWFTLINDLSPIHSLAVLHAAIAGVYLFLSGIIAGAVANRDKHQHMYYRIQEHPVLKMSLGRTRTKKLAKVYEKKWAGIISNFWFGVFMGTTASIGIFLGLDLDVRHITFSSGNLALGLYGANWNVATDAIIWGVVGIVIIGMVNFLVSFGLSMGLAFRSRNIPLSEIRLVAASIWKHFKQKPGSFFFPNFRTKSRD from the coding sequence ATCAATTTTGACCAGAGGAATTTATGGGAATACAAAGCCGAAGAAACCGATCTGCTTGCAGAACTGGTTAACCTTATACGCCCAAAGAATTTAAAAACTATATTATCGGTCGACCTGAGTGATTTGTTATTGCTTCTTGAAGGCAACGAGCATTACCGCAATGGTTTGTCACTGTACATAAAGGGCATTCTTAAAAACAAAAAGTTCAGCAAGATACTGACCGATGCCGGAATACTAACCGACTCTGATTTTATATACGAAGTAAAAAAACGGCTTTTTGCAAAACTGATTCCCGAACAACCTGAAAAAGACACACTGGAATACCTGTTGAACCAGGTCTTTTTCATGAAGTCTGACCCGAAATGGCTGCGTATCATTCCGCAGGAACAGATAAGCGAATTGTTCGACCTGCTTAACTTTAATGCCATTTACGTTACCAGTAAACCCGGAAGCCCATTGGCAGAGCTGCTTTTTGCAATGGAAGTTATCATACACCGTATTGCAGGACGCGCACTGGAAACAAGTGTAATTAAAATGGTTCCCGAGTATGAAAACCTCGAGAGTCCGTTTTTGGCTTTCCAGAAAGAATTTGCCCTTATATCGGAAAAGCTTCAGGAAGAGCGACGTAACTTCATCACTTCGGAAGATCTGGGCTACAAACAGCTTATGATACTGCACCGCCAGTGTCTGGATTATGTTCGCATAGCTTTCCGCAACAGCGATAAGTATGGAATATCACTCCGTGTAAACCAGAACCTGTTGCGCATCAGGCAGCAATTACAGCGTTTAGACACACTTTTACCACTTTTGCTCATTGAGACAGCCGAAGACGGAAAACAACACACTATAGAGCTTGCAATGGATCTTATTACCTATAATTGTAATAAGACCAACGTTCGTAAGCTTATAAACGAGAGCACACAGCTATTATCATACGAGGTTACCCAGCACACTGCCAAAACCGGGGAGCATTATATTACCAAAGACCGTAAAGAATATTTCAGGATGTTTTGGCGCGCCTTTGGGGGTGGTGCCGTTGTAGGAGTACTTTGTATTATTAAAGTCTTCTTGTCTAAAATGGACACCAGTGCTTTTGGGCATGCCTTTTTTTACAGCCTTAATTATTCTATTGGGTTTATTGCCATTTATGTTCTGGGGGTTACACTGGCAACCAAACAGCCCGCCATGACTGCATCGGCATTAATTAGCGCGCTGGAAGCCGACCGTAAAAACAAAGATCTCCCGGACGATGAAAAACACCGCGTATTCGCTGAGTTCTTTGCACGTGTCTTCCGTAGCCAGTTTATTGCTTTTGTAGGTAACGTTATGACTGCATTTAGCGTTCCGTTATTACTAATCTGGTTAATAGACATCACCTTTAACTACAACCTGGCACTAACCAAATGGTTTACCCTTATAAACGACCTTAGCCCTATACACTCATTGGCCGTACTGCATGCTGCTATCGCAGGGGTATATCTTTTCCTTTCGGGTATTATAGCCGGTGCCGTTGCCAACCGCGACAAACATCAGCATATGTACTACCGTATACAGGAGCATCCGGTATTAAAAATGAGCCTTGGGCGTACCCGAACCAAGAAGCTTGCCAAAGTGTACGAGAAGAAATGGGCAGGTATTATATCCAACTTTTGGTTTGGTGTATTTATGGGTACCACAGCGTCTATAGGTATTTTTCTGGGACTGGATCTTGATGTAAGGCACATCACTTTTTCCAGCGGAAATCTTGCACTAGGATTGTATGGTGCCAACTGGAATGTAGCCACCGATGCTATTATATGGGGTGTTGTTGGTATTGTTATAATTGGTATGGTAAACTTTTTGGTAAGTTTTGGCTTATCTATGGGTTTGGCATTCCGTTCACGAAACATTCCGTTATCCGAAATACGCCTTGTAGCCGCGTCCATATGGAAACATTTCAAACAAAAACCAGGTTCGTTTTTCTTTCCTAATTTCAGGACAAAGAGCAGGGATTGA
- a CDS encoding DNA-binding protein, giving the protein MTIKAIKTEKDYNEAMERLEIIFDAKKGTPEGDELEVMGILIDQYEKEHFPIDLPDPVEAIKFRLEQLGYNQTDFAEIIGLKSRASEILNRKRKLSLEMIRQLHDRLNIPTDVLIQVY; this is encoded by the coding sequence ATGACAATCAAAGCCATTAAAACTGAAAAAGATTATAATGAAGCTATGGAAAGGCTTGAAATAATTTTCGATGCCAAAAAAGGAACTCCTGAAGGTGATGAACTGGAAGTAATGGGTATTTTAATCGACCAATATGAAAAAGAACATTTCCCAATTGACTTACCGGATCCAGTTGAAGCCATAAAATTCAGGCTTGAACAGTTAGGTTATAACCAAACTGATTTTGCTGAAATTATTGGCCTAAAAAGTCGTGCCAGCGAAATATTAAACCGAAAAAGGAAATTGTCACTAGAAATGATTCGTCAATTGCATGACAGGTTAAACATCCCTACCGATGTGTTAATACAGGTATATTAA
- a CDS encoding addiction module toxin RelE has translation MRVITRRTLRDFWEAHADCEQQLKSWFQEASSAQWKNPSDVKKEYPSASILVDNRVVFNIKGNNYRLIVRISYDYQMVWIRFIGTHAEYDKINANEI, from the coding sequence TTGAGAGTTATTACGCGGAGAACACTTAGGGACTTTTGGGAAGCTCATGCTGATTGTGAACAGCAATTGAAATCATGGTTTCAAGAGGCATCGAGTGCGCAATGGAAAAACCCTTCGGATGTAAAAAAAGAATATCCTAGTGCCAGTATACTTGTAGATAATCGGGTCGTTTTTAATATTAAAGGAAATAACTATAGGTTAATTGTGAGGATAAGCTACGATTATCAGATGGTCTGGATACGGTTCATTGGTACCCACGCGGAATACGATAAAATAAATGCTAACGAAATTTAA
- a CDS encoding adenylate cyclase, translating into MIEIERKFLVLSDAYKNEAVTQKRIAQGYLNSNPERTVRVRTKGAQGFLTIKGKSNDSGTSRMEWEKEITVADAEQLLALCEKGSIDKIRYEVKIGSHTFEVDEFFGDNAGLTIAEVELSDENESFEKPSWLGEEVTGDERYYNAYLSNNPYSAWNK; encoded by the coding sequence ATGATTGAGATTGAACGTAAATTTCTTGTGCTTTCTGATGCCTATAAAAATGAGGCAGTTACCCAAAAACGCATTGCACAGGGCTACCTGAATTCTAACCCCGAGCGTACCGTTAGAGTACGCACTAAAGGCGCACAGGGTTTTTTAACCATTAAAGGCAAAAGCAACGACAGCGGCACCAGCCGTATGGAATGGGAAAAAGAAATTACGGTAGCAGATGCCGAACAACTGCTTGCGCTTTGCGAGAAAGGCAGTATTGACAAGATTCGCTACGAGGTTAAAATAGGCAGCCATACGTTTGAGGTTGATGAGTTTTTTGGTGATAATGCCGGACTTACCATTGCAGAGGTTGAGCTGTCGGATGAAAATGAAAGCTTTGAAAAACCATCATGGCTTGGCGAAGAGGTTACAGGAGATGAACGCTACTATAATGCTTACCTGAGCAATAATCCGTATTCGGCATGGAACAAGTAA
- a CDS encoding multidrug transporter AcrB, which produces MLKTFIERPVLSTVISIIITILGVLGLLSLPIEQYPEIAPPTVQVTATYTGANAETVLNSVVIPLEEEINGVEGMTYMTSSAANDGSANISVFFELGVNPDIAAVNVQNRVSRATAKLPQAVVQTGVTTVKSQTSALMFLALFSKNPEYDATYVQNYAKINLVPKLQRVKGVGQVNVFGAKDYSMRIWIDPEKMSSFSLTPADIQAALQEQNVEAAPGKFGENAEGVYEYVIKYKGRLSEVKDYENIVVKSTGGGNFVHLSDVAKIELGAFNYGQKNFAMGQNGVAIGVFQTSGSNANDIIDEVNSILTTSKANFPEGIDYVVPFDTKIFLDASIHKVISTLIEAFILVFIVVFVFLQDFRSTLIPAIAVPVAIVGTFFFLQLAGFSINMLTLFAMILAIGIVVDDAIVVVEAVHAKLDEGEQSPKKATLSAMSEIQGAIISITLVMAAVFVPVSFLSGPSGVFYKQFAITLAVAILISAVNALTLSPALCALFLKPHKDHDGHEHKKKNLKERFFTAFNTGFDAMNNKYVGSLKFLARKKWITVVILAVFSGITYLLFVTTPSGFIPNEDRGIIMADLTLPPGTTLEKTQLAVNELDSILKSMPLVEARMSVVGFSLLNRVNGGSYAFTIIKLKDWSHRKEKNQSVDAIVGELFARTAGMKDAKALFFTPPSVQGFGTADGFELKIQDTGDDDWATVSKVTNEFLGELMKRPEIQYGITNFNPGFPQYQMDINVERAKDAGVSVSNIFNTMQGYYGGLYTTDFNKFGKQYRVMIQATPEERADEKSIDKIYVRNANNQMVAISQFVDFKKIYGPEAVARFNMLKAVNVNGKSNPGFSSGDAIKAVQEVAAQHLPKTYSYEFSGMTREEILAGNQAAGVFLLSLIFVYFLLSAQYESYIVPLAVILSLPVGIAGAIGFVKLAGLENNIYFQVALIMLIGLLAKNAILIVEFAMQRRKHGLGLVESAIEGAKARLRPILMTSFAFILGLLPLALASGVGAVGNKSIGMGAVGGMLVGTIFGVFVIPILFIIFQALQERISGKPTDDNDNHTENKETITA; this is translated from the coding sequence ATGCTAAAAACTTTTATAGAAAGGCCGGTACTGAGTACCGTAATTTCGATAATCATAACCATTCTGGGTGTATTGGGGCTATTATCGCTGCCAATAGAACAGTACCCGGAAATTGCGCCGCCTACCGTACAGGTAACGGCAACCTATACCGGTGCCAATGCCGAGACTGTACTTAACAGTGTGGTTATTCCACTGGAAGAAGAGATTAACGGTGTTGAAGGGATGACCTACATGACATCGAGTGCTGCTAATGATGGTTCTGCCAACATAAGTGTATTCTTTGAACTTGGTGTAAACCCCGATATTGCTGCGGTAAACGTACAAAACAGGGTATCGCGTGCCACGGCAAAACTGCCGCAGGCGGTAGTGCAAACGGGTGTTACAACGGTTAAAAGCCAGACGAGTGCCTTAATGTTCCTGGCACTATTCTCTAAGAATCCTGAGTATGATGCAACATACGTACAGAATTACGCTAAAATTAACCTTGTGCCTAAACTACAACGTGTTAAAGGTGTAGGTCAGGTAAACGTATTTGGTGCGAAAGATTACTCAATGCGTATCTGGATCGATCCGGAAAAAATGTCATCATTTAGCCTTACACCAGCCGATATACAAGCTGCATTACAGGAACAGAATGTTGAGGCTGCTCCGGGTAAATTCGGTGAAAACGCTGAAGGTGTTTATGAATATGTAATTAAATATAAAGGGCGTCTTTCTGAGGTTAAAGACTATGAGAATATCGTAGTTAAATCGACAGGTGGAGGTAATTTTGTTCACCTAAGCGATGTCGCTAAAATCGAGCTTGGTGCGTTTAACTACGGGCAGAAAAACTTTGCGATGGGTCAAAATGGTGTGGCTATTGGTGTTTTCCAGACATCAGGATCTAACGCTAACGACATTATCGACGAGGTAAATTCGATCTTAACTACAAGTAAAGCAAATTTCCCCGAAGGTATAGACTATGTAGTTCCATTTGATACTAAAATATTCCTTGATGCCTCTATACACAAAGTAATATCTACCCTAATTGAGGCTTTTATACTTGTATTTATAGTGGTATTTGTTTTCCTTCAGGATTTCAGGTCTACTTTAATTCCGGCAATTGCCGTTCCTGTAGCTATTGTGGGTACATTCTTCTTCCTTCAACTTGCCGGTTTCTCGATCAACATGCTTACGTTGTTTGCAATGATCCTTGCTATTGGTATTGTAGTGGATGATGCCATTGTCGTCGTCGAGGCGGTGCACGCCAAACTCGACGAGGGAGAACAATCACCTAAAAAGGCTACCCTATCTGCCATGAGCGAAATTCAGGGTGCTATTATATCTATTACCCTTGTAATGGCGGCGGTATTCGTACCGGTATCGTTTTTAAGTGGCCCTTCCGGGGTGTTCTATAAGCAGTTTGCTATTACACTTGCGGTGGCTATTCTTATCTCAGCAGTAAATGCATTAACATTAAGCCCGGCGCTTTGTGCCCTTTTCCTTAAACCGCACAAAGATCATGACGGACACGAGCATAAAAAGAAAAATCTAAAAGAGCGTTTCTTTACCGCATTCAACACCGGTTTTGACGCTATGAACAACAAATATGTTGGTTCCCTAAAATTCCTTGCAAGGAAAAAATGGATAACTGTTGTTATACTTGCGGTATTCTCGGGTATTACTTACCTGCTATTTGTTACCACTCCGTCAGGATTTATCCCGAATGAAGACCGTGGTATTATCATGGCCGACCTTACGCTTCCTCCGGGAACAACCCTTGAAAAAACACAGCTTGCAGTAAATGAGCTGGACTCCATACTTAAGTCGATGCCATTGGTTGAAGCAAGGATGAGCGTTGTAGGTTTCAGTTTATTAAACAGGGTAAACGGTGGTTCATACGCCTTTACCATTATTAAGCTGAAAGACTGGAGCCATCGTAAAGAAAAAAATCAGAGTGTAGATGCTATTGTGGGTGAACTTTTTGCACGTACAGCGGGTATGAAGGATGCTAAGGCGTTATTCTTTACGCCGCCAAGTGTACAGGGCTTTGGTACTGCCGACGGTTTTGAGCTTAAAATTCAGGATACAGGCGATGACGACTGGGCTACTGTAAGTAAAGTAACCAACGAGTTTTTAGGTGAGCTGATGAAGCGTCCTGAAATTCAGTACGGTATCACCAACTTTAACCCGGGCTTCCCTCAGTATCAAATGGATATTAATGTGGAAAGGGCAAAAGATGCAGGCGTATCTGTAAGCAACATCTTTAACACTATGCAGGGTTACTACGGCGGACTGTATACTACCGACTTTAATAAATTTGGTAAGCAGTACCGTGTAATGATTCAGGCTACGCCGGAAGAAAGAGCCGATGAAAAATCGATAGACAAGATCTATGTGCGTAATGCAAATAACCAAATGGTTGCTATTAGCCAGTTTGTAGATTTCAAGAAAATATATGGTCCTGAAGCTGTAGCGCGTTTCAACATGCTAAAAGCGGTTAACGTGAATGGTAAATCTAACCCTGGCTTTAGTAGTGGAGACGCTATTAAAGCAGTGCAGGAAGTTGCTGCACAGCACTTGCCAAAAACCTACAGCTACGAATTCTCTGGTATGACACGTGAGGAGATCCTTGCGGGTAACCAGGCAGCAGGTGTATTCTTATTGAGTTTGATATTTGTATACTTCCTGTTAAGTGCACAGTACGAAAGTTATATTGTTCCGCTTGCGGTAATCTTATCGCTTCCTGTGGGTATTGCCGGAGCTATTGGCTTTGTGAAGCTTGCCGGACTTGAGAATAATATTTACTTCCAGGTAGCACTGATAATGCTAATAGGGCTCCTCGCCAAGAATGCCATCCTTATTGTGGAGTTTGCCATGCAGCGACGAAAGCATGGCCTCGGGCTTGTTGAATCGGCAATTGAAGGTGCTAAAGCACGTTTAAGGCCAATCTTAATGACATCGTTTGCCTTTATATTGGGTCTGTTACCATTGGCACTTGCCAGCGGAGTAGGTGCAGTGGGTAACAAGTCAATTGGTATGGGTGCAGTAGGTGGTATGTTGGTAGGAACCATATTTGGGGTGTTTGTAATACCTATCCTGTTTATCATATTCCAGGCGTTGCAGGAAAGAATTTCAGGCAAGCCGACAGATGATAACGACAATCACACAGAGAATAAAGAAACAATAACAGCATAG